Within the Pirellulales bacterium genome, the region TCAACCATGTCTGCACGATTGTTTCCCATGGGAACGCTTTCCGAACTGGCGCCCGGCGAAGAAGGAGATTTTTTTGCCCTGCTATCGGCCAAGGAGGAACTGACGACCAAAGACGGCAAGCCCTACTTCAAGGTCACGTTTCGTGATGCCGCCCGCGAGGTTAGTTTTCCCATTTGGAACGATTCGGCCTGGGCCGTCGATTGCCGCGAGTCGTGGGCCGTGGGCACGTTTTTCAAAATGCGGGCCACTTACAAAGAAACGAATTTCGGCCCGCAATTGGAAATCAAAAAAATCCGCGCGGTGATCGAAGCCGACGCCGCGGAGGGCTTTAACCCGCTGATGTTGCAGCCCAAATCGCGCTTCGAGGCGTCGGAAATGTTCGACGAATTGCTCCATCTGGCCAAAGATAAAATCGACGATAAAAAGCTCCGCTCACTGGTGATCGATCTGCTGCAAGATCACCGCGAGGCGTTGCTCACGTTGCCCGCGGCGCGGAAAAATCATCACGCCTATGTCAGCGGCTGGCTGGAACACACGCTCAGCGTCACCCGCACGGTGGTTTATTTGGTCGACAAATACGACGAATATTACCCCGACATGCAGCCGCGGCTCAATAAAAACGTGGCCATTGCGGGCGCGATCTTGCACGACATCGGCAAGCTCCGCGAATACCAGCCGCACCCGCAAGGCGCCGTGTACACGGCGGAGGGCGCGCTCATTGGCCATATGCTGCAAGGCCGCGACATCGTGCGCGAAGCCGGCTTGGACCGCAAGCTGCCGGAGGAAACCTTGCTTCGCCTGGAGCATGTG harbors:
- a CDS encoding HD domain-containing protein produces the protein MSARLFPMGTLSELAPGEEGDFFALLSAKEELTTKDGKPYFKVTFRDAAREVSFPIWNDSAWAVDCRESWAVGTFFKMRATYKETNFGPQLEIKKIRAVIEADAAEGFNPLMLQPKSRFEASEMFDELLHLAKDKIDDKKLRSLVIDLLQDHREALLTLPAARKNHHAYVSGWLEHTLSVTRTVVYLVDKYDEYYPDMQPRLNKNVAIAGAILHDIGKLREYQPHPQGAVYTAEGALIGHMLQGRDIVREAGLDRKLPEETLLRLEHVIIAHQGRPEWGAPKIPMTPEAMIVHYADDLDAKYAMLYTTLRDDKTPGPMTSKKNQLYQQIFRGLQ